Proteins encoded within one genomic window of Edaphobacter lichenicola:
- a CDS encoding peroxiredoxin family protein, with protein MFGEERKRATPELGPAQNIGDPAPELMLPSVSGRRTKLGDFRGQPLVLLFWNPSCGFCLRMLEDLRFWERNPPSNAPQLLVVSTGPHEVNRKMDLRSEIVLDDDFLVGRAFKSTGTPSAVLLDGRGALLAPLATGEDAVRSLLGFGSLAGAVSGGMHRSS; from the coding sequence CAAGAGGGCGACACCCGAACTAGGGCCCGCGCAGAACATCGGCGACCCCGCTCCAGAGTTGATGCTGCCGAGTGTTTCTGGAAGGCGGACGAAACTTGGGGACTTCCGAGGACAGCCTTTGGTGCTTCTGTTCTGGAACCCTTCCTGCGGTTTTTGTTTGCGTATGCTCGAGGATCTTAGATTCTGGGAGCGCAACCCACCCAGCAATGCTCCGCAACTGTTGGTCGTATCGACAGGCCCGCATGAGGTGAACCGGAAGATGGACCTTCGTTCGGAGATCGTTCTGGACGATGACTTTCTGGTTGGACGAGCATTCAAATCCACGGGGACACCTTCGGCCGTTCTTCTTGACGGGCGCGGCGCCCTCTTGGCGCCACTAGCTACGGGTGAAGATGCCGTGCGATCTTTGCTGGGCTTTGGAAGCCTGGCAGGAGCTGTCTCTGGGGGCATGCATCGGTCATCTTAA
- the coaBC gene encoding bifunctional phosphopantothenoylcysteine decarboxylase/phosphopantothenate--cysteine ligase CoaBC, protein MSNGRVKVTVGVCGGIAAYKSVELVRLLLDAGYDPHVVMTAAAAEFVRPLTFAAISGHKVITSLWGEEAGTGSAEGDESGEHSSVEHIQAAQSTRLLVVAPATANMLAKFAHGLADDFLSTMYLATTAPVIVAPAMNVNMWENPAVQANVATLRARGVKVIEPGSGYLACGMVGGGRLAEPTEIVAAIVETLAESTEGAVEQGRDFTGETVLVTAGGTREAIDPVRFIGNRSSGRMGYAVAVAARRRGAKVVLISAPTGLPCPAGVEMEHVVTVEDMRAAVMARLNETTVVVMAAAVSDYRAKSVADQKMKREGAQAVSLELAGTVDILREVVGRRRDGTLVVGFAAETENAVANGRAKLERKGVDAVVVNDVSKDGIGFDSEQNAGSFLTKDGAVEFPVMSKTEMAERILDEVLKLRVGAAH, encoded by the coding sequence ATGAGCAACGGACGAGTGAAGGTTACGGTCGGGGTTTGCGGGGGGATTGCGGCTTATAAGTCGGTGGAGCTGGTGCGGCTGCTACTGGATGCCGGGTATGACCCGCACGTGGTGATGACTGCGGCAGCGGCGGAGTTCGTGAGGCCGCTGACGTTTGCGGCGATCTCCGGACATAAGGTGATTACTTCGCTATGGGGCGAGGAGGCGGGGACGGGGTCGGCGGAGGGTGATGAGTCGGGCGAGCACAGCAGCGTGGAACACATCCAGGCGGCCCAATCGACGCGGTTGCTGGTGGTGGCGCCGGCGACGGCGAATATGCTGGCGAAGTTTGCACATGGGCTGGCAGATGATTTTCTTTCGACGATGTACCTGGCGACGACGGCTCCGGTGATTGTGGCTCCGGCGATGAACGTGAATATGTGGGAAAATCCGGCGGTGCAGGCCAATGTGGCTACGCTGAGGGCGCGTGGGGTGAAGGTGATTGAGCCGGGGAGTGGGTATCTGGCCTGCGGAATGGTGGGGGGCGGACGGCTGGCGGAGCCGACGGAGATTGTGGCGGCGATCGTCGAGACATTGGCTGAGAGCACCGAGGGCGCGGTGGAACAGGGCCGGGACTTCACCGGTGAGACGGTGCTGGTGACCGCAGGGGGGACGCGAGAGGCGATCGATCCGGTGCGGTTTATCGGGAACCGATCGAGCGGGCGGATGGGGTACGCGGTCGCGGTCGCGGCGAGGAGGCGTGGGGCGAAGGTGGTGTTGATCAGCGCTCCGACCGGGCTGCCTTGCCCTGCGGGGGTTGAGATGGAGCATGTGGTGACCGTAGAGGATATGCGGGCGGCAGTGATGGCTCGGCTGAATGAGACGACCGTCGTGGTAATGGCTGCGGCGGTGAGTGACTACCGTGCGAAGAGTGTTGCAGACCAGAAGATGAAGCGTGAAGGAGCGCAGGCGGTCTCGTTGGAGCTGGCGGGAACCGTGGACATTTTGCGGGAGGTCGTGGGGCGTCGGCGGGATGGAACGCTGGTGGTGGGGTTTGCAGCCGAGACCGAGAATGCCGTAGCGAATGGGCGCGCCAAGCTGGAGCGCAAAGGCGTGGATGCGGTGGTGGTCAACGATGTTTCGAAGGATGGAATTGGGTTCGATTCGGAGCAGAACGCAGGCAGCTTTTTGACGAAAGACGGCGCGGTTGAGTTTCCCGTGATGAGCAAGACGGAGATGGCGGAGCGGATTCTTGACGAGGTGCTGAAGCTGCGGGTCGGGGCTGCGCACTGA